From Solanum lycopersicum chromosome 8, SLM_r2.1, the proteins below share one genomic window:
- the LOC101268709 gene encoding protein HAIKU1-like, which translates to MDNPDRPNNRSLDYLGVNKLGKNIKKSPIHQPNFNNANSARQQAQPQIYNINKNDFRSIVQQLTGSPSQEPQPRPPHNPPKPPSMRLQRIRPPPLAPINRPRIPMHPPAPMPVPSQPAGPAPGVAFNNNFVRPPPQYGQPSPPMLPPVNPGDAWANTAESPISAYMRYLQNSIMDPGATQTQLQGPAHTQAHPPSSGFLPNPSMALLPSPRMNGPPPLPSPRMNGPPPPLPSPRMNGPPLLPSPRMNGPPLLPLPRTNGPPSLPPLRMNGPHPPFPSPRMNGPPPPLPSPGINGPTFLPSPTSQFLLQSPTGFFNMLSPRSPYPLLSPGVQRPPPLTPNFSFSHMAQPGILGPGPQLPPSPGYGFPLSPSGLFPITSPRWRDQ; encoded by the coding sequence ATGGATAATCCAGATCGTCCTAACAATCGAAGTCTTGATTATTTAGGTGTGAATAAATTGGGgaagaatataaagaaaagtcCTATACACCAACCCAATTTCAATAATGCAAATAGTGCGAGACAACAAGCTCaaccccaaatttataatatcaacaaaaatgaTTTTCGGAGTATTGTTCAGCAGTTGACTGGTTCGCCATCTCAAGAACCTCAACCTAGACCTCCTCATAATCCACCAAAGCCTCCAAGTATGAGATTGCAAAGAATTCGACCTCCCCCGTTGGCACCAATTAATCGCCCCCGAATTCCCATGCACCCTCCAGCACCAATGCCAGTCCCAAGTCAACCGGCAGGTCCTGCACCTGGTGTTGCATTCAATAACAATTTTGTGAGACCTCCTCCTCAGTATGGTCAGCCATCTCCTCCCATGTTACCACCCGTTAACCCTGGTGATGCTTGGGCTAATACAGCAGAGTCTCCAATCTCAGCTTACATGCGTTACCTTCAAAATTCGATAATGGATCCAGGGGCTACACAAACACAACTTCAAGGTCCTGCTCATACTCAAGCACATCCTCCATCCTCCGGCTTTCTTCCTAATCCTTCAATGGCACTACTTCCCTCTCCTAGAATGAATGGCCCGCCACCACTTCCTTCTCCTAGAATGAATGGCCCCCCGCCACCACTTCCTTCTCCTAGAATGAATGGCCCGCCTCTCCTCCCATCGCCTAGAATGAATGGCCCGCCTCTCCTCCCATTGCCTAGAACAAATGGTCCACCTTCTCTCCCACCCCTTCGAATGAATGGCCCACATCCTCCTTTCCCATCTCCTAGGATGAATGGTCCGCCTCCTCCTCTTCCATCTCCGGGAATAAATGGGCCAACTTTTTTGCCTTCACCCACTTCTCAGTTCCTTTTGCAATCACCCACTGGCTTCTTCAACATGTTATCCCCTCGATCACCTTATCCATTGCTTTCTCCTGGTGTGCAGCGACCTCCACCATTGACTCCGAATTTCTCCTTCTCTCACATGGCTCAGCCTGGAATTTTAGGCCCTGGACCACAACTTCCCCCATCTCCTGGTTATGGATTTCCTTTGTCGCCGTCAGGATTATTTCCTATAACAAGTCCAAGATGGAGGGATCAGTAG